The genomic DNA TTGTTGATCGTCTCCACGAAGCCGTTGATTGCCTCGTCATCGTCGGGGTCGAACGGTTGGGCGACCACCAGGACCATCTCGACCTGCCAGGTGTGCTCACACCCACCGCAGGCAAAGAACGGGTTCCGGGCAATGACCCGACCCGAGTCGTCCCTCTCGTAATCGAAGGTGAACGACGGCCCAGTGTCAACTGAACCGCATTGCGGGCATTTCCTGTCCATGACTGCCTCCTCATCGTTCCTGGCGTTGCCACCGATGCCGCACAGCGGCCGGTTGGCGGACCGTCACAGGGCCAGGCCCCTCAGATCCTCTGGATGATTCACCCCCATTATCCCACGAGGGTGTGACAGTTCGACTGCGCCTAGTCCTCGTCGTCCCCAATCTGACCAAGGTCCGAGAACATTCCGGAAACGCGATCAGAGCGTCAGGGCCGAAATTAGGTCACCTATTGTCTGACCATGCCCAACCTCTTGATCCTGACCTGGAACCCCGACAGGTTCCAGATGGACTGGGTGCAGGAATCCCAAAGGATGGCCCAGGGCTCGTCAGGCTCGGCCACGTGGTCCGTGGGCAGCCGCCGCGGCGGGATCGCCCCTGGAGACCGGTTATTCCTCCTCCGACAGTGCCGGGACCGAGGCATCATCGCGAGCGGCGCCGCCACCAGCACCGCCTACGAGGGTCCGCATTGGGATGACGAACGCGCCGACACCGCGTGGTATGTCGACGTCAACTGGCAGAAGCATGTCGGGATCGAGGACCGACTGACGATCAAGAAGCTCCAAGGGATCGCACCAGACACGCACTGGACCCCGTTCGCCTCGGGGACGCGGGTTCGCGAACCAGATGCGTCGCGCGTGTGGCAAGCCTGGCTCTCACATCACGATCACGTGGACTCGAGAGGCAAAGGCAAGAAGAAACCGATCACCGTCAGGAAACCGAGGCACTTCCTCTACCCGATTACCGATAACAGCGAGTACTTCATAGGCGGGGATGAGAGAACCGATCTCACCGCCTTTCTCCATTTGGCGTCAGCCGGGAAAATGACCACCTGGCGACTTGCGACGAATTTCCGCCGCCTGCAGGGCAGTGACTGGATCTGGGCCTACTTCGGAATGCCTGATGGCGTTGTCCGAGCTGTCGGCCGAGTCGTGGGCGAACCCTTCTGGGACTCGACCTTGGAGGAGTGGGCCTGCCGGATCAGATGGGACAAGAGTCTCTGCGGGGAACTAGCCCGACACCCAATCCCCTACTCGGCCTTTGAACAGCGGATTTGGTCTGCTCCCACAGGAGCCAACGACCGAACTCACAAGGTGCTCACAAGTTGGTTGAACAACACAAGATCACCGGACGTCAAGGCGATCGACCGCGAGGTCGAGATGGTGCGCAGGATGGTGAAGACTCGGCAGGGGCAGTCGACCTTTCGTAAAGACCTGATGCACCACCAAGGCGGTAAATGTGCGGTCACCGGCTGCGTCGAACAGAGCGCCCTCGAGGCGGCCCACGTCAGAGGCGTGAGCGAAGACGGCCTGCACTCGATCC from Longimicrobiales bacterium includes the following:
- a CDS encoding HNH endonuclease, which translates into the protein MPNLLILTWNPDRFQMDWVQESQRMAQGSSGSATWSVGSRRGGIAPGDRLFLLRQCRDRGIIASGAATSTAYEGPHWDDERADTAWYVDVNWQKHVGIEDRLTIKKLQGIAPDTHWTPFASGTRVREPDASRVWQAWLSHHDHVDSRGKGKKKPITVRKPRHFLYPITDNSEYFIGGDERTDLTAFLHLASAGKMTTWRLATNFRRLQGSDWIWAYFGMPDGVVRAVGRVVGEPFWDSTLEEWACRIRWDKSLCGELARHPIPYSAFEQRIWSAPTGANDRTHKVLTSWLNNTRSPDVKAIDREVEMVRRMVKTRQGQSTFRKDLMHHQGGKCAVTGCVEQSALEAAHVRGVSEDGLHSIRNGLLLRADIHSLFDNGLLTIDDGFIVRINSTVIDQQYRRLDGTRLDDLAKLSRRQLAPPMKTLRWHRQARGEE